The following coding sequences lie in one Peribacillus frigoritolerans genomic window:
- a CDS encoding peptidoglycan-binding protein: MTVSLQTLLDRSIKNMGSGIHSIVKASALEMIKRAYKEGIYAQISAGHRSMEEQAALYGQGRLYYSYRGKNYSNLAKPKVTNAKPGQSFHNFGVAIDYFLVSNDGKTALWTINTKWRRVAAIGKELGFTWGGDWSGFKDYPHLEMTGGLSYSQMQSGKRPSLSLKFKTETETIVTVPPKTEVASEITKEPSKKKGDETIRSIQKTLNSRYDAEIVVDGINGPEIQTALIKALQMELNKQFNKKLVVDGIWGAKTKAAVVTVQKGAKGNLTWILQAALYLEGFNLGSLDSNFGKGTESAISKFQKAKRITADKKAGKATFTKLFAE; the protein is encoded by the coding sequence ATGACAGTATCATTGCAAACTTTATTAGATCGGTCAATTAAAAATATGGGTTCTGGTATTCACTCAATTGTGAAAGCCTCGGCATTAGAAATGATTAAACGTGCCTATAAAGAAGGTATTTACGCTCAAATCAGCGCTGGCCATCGCTCAATGGAAGAACAAGCTGCACTATATGGTCAAGGTCGACTATATTATAGCTACCGTGGTAAAAATTATAGCAATCTTGCCAAACCAAAGGTGACCAACGCAAAGCCAGGACAGTCTTTCCATAACTTTGGTGTAGCAATTGACTATTTCCTTGTAAGTAATGACGGAAAAACAGCATTGTGGACTATTAATACAAAATGGAGACGAGTTGCAGCTATTGGTAAAGAATTAGGTTTTACATGGGGTGGAGATTGGTCCGGCTTTAAAGATTATCCTCACTTGGAAATGACGGGGGGATTATCCTATTCACAGATGCAATCAGGTAAAAGGCCAAGTCTTTCATTGAAATTTAAAACAGAAACTGAAACCATTGTTACTGTTCCTCCAAAGACTGAGGTTGCTTCAGAGATAACTAAGGAACCATCTAAGAAAAAAGGGGACGAAACAATCAGATCCATTCAAAAAACGTTAAACAGCCGTTATGATGCAGAGATAGTTGTGGACGGAATTAATGGTCCGGAAATCCAAACTGCACTTATCAAAGCGTTACAAATGGAACTTAATAAACAATTCAACAAAAAGCTTGTTGTGGATGGGATATGGGGGGCTAAAACTAAGGCTGCCGTTGTTACTGTCCAAAAGGGTGCAAAAGGCAATCTTACTTGGATCCTACAGGCTGCACTTTATTTGGAAGGATTTAACCTTGGATCACTTGATTCAAACTTCGGAAAAGGGACAGAATCAGCAATATCTAAATTCCAAAAAGCTAAAAGGATAACTGCGGATAAGAAGGCTGGAAAAGCCACTTTCACTAAATTGTTTGCTGAATAG
- a CDS encoding cupin domain-containing protein translates to MYYIPYIHPYQYQNPYYVNVPMYNYVRNHDYWCVNNANQLGFLQSSNGRNNIEVKDYGPKPFVVNINEATKQNTTYRTALWTGKHLQVTLMSLKVGEDIGLEIHPNVDQFLRVEQGQGVVQMGNRQDNLNFVKNVYDDYAIMIPAGTWHNLTNTGNVPLKLYSIYAPPHHPFGTVHVTKADALAAEEGQRLWQ, encoded by the coding sequence ATGTACTATATTCCTTATATCCATCCTTATCAATATCAAAATCCTTATTATGTTAATGTACCAATGTATAACTATGTAAGAAATCATGATTATTGGTGTGTTAATAATGCTAACCAATTGGGTTTTTTACAATCATCAAACGGAAGAAATAATATTGAGGTAAAAGATTATGGACCAAAACCATTTGTAGTGAATATCAATGAGGCTACGAAACAAAACACTACCTACCGTACCGCTTTATGGACAGGGAAACATTTGCAAGTTACATTGATGAGTCTTAAAGTTGGTGAAGATATAGGTTTAGAAATTCACCCTAACGTTGACCAATTTTTACGTGTTGAACAAGGTCAAGGGGTTGTTCAAATGGGTAATAGACAGGATAATTTAAACTTTGTAAAAAACGTCTATGATGATTATGCAATAATGATACCTGCTGGCACATGGCATAATTTAACCAATACAGGTAATGTTCCGCTAAAACTTTACTCGATATATGCACCTCCTCACCATCCATTTGGTACTGTTCATGTTACCAAGGCAGATGCATTGGCTGCGGAAGAAGGGCAGCGGTTGTGGCAATAG
- a CDS encoding GNAT family N-acetyltransferase, producing MIKKIDITNPKLAEEVLNIQLPSYMVEAELIHFYEIPPLKDTVDTLQQSGETFYGYYLHEELSGVISIKVEKGVIDIHRLMVHPTHFRKGISKMLLEFIENNEEDIETIIVSTGSKNTPAINFYEKNGFSITGETNVTERLSVTSFKKKIKY from the coding sequence TTGATAAAAAAAATCGATATAACTAATCCTAAATTAGCTGAGGAAGTATTAAACATTCAATTACCTTCTTATATGGTAGAGGCAGAGTTAATTCATTTTTATGAAATACCGCCATTAAAAGATACAGTTGACACGTTACAACAATCCGGTGAAACTTTCTATGGGTATTACTTACATGAAGAGTTAAGTGGAGTCATTTCTATAAAAGTTGAAAAAGGTGTAATCGATATACATCGTCTAATGGTTCATCCAACACATTTTAGAAAAGGAATTTCCAAAATGTTATTAGAATTCATTGAAAACAATGAGGAAGATATTGAAACAATAATAGTATCAACGGGTTCTAAAAATACACCAGCAATAAATTTCTATGAAAAAAATGGTTTCTCAATTACAGGAGAAACAAATGTGACAGAACGTCTATCTGTAACTTCTTTTAAAAAGAAAATTAAATATTAA
- a CDS encoding holin yields the protein MQQVLIFTTILAPIVAAMVQVVKQTVTLPNNVLPVLSLVIGLGVGSVAFPFTEMDIVLRLWAGAFAGLGGTGLYELVAKREGTSK from the coding sequence ATGCAACAAGTATTAATTTTTACGACTATATTGGCACCAATCGTAGCAGCAATGGTTCAAGTGGTTAAACAGACGGTTACCTTACCAAACAACGTATTGCCAGTCTTAAGCTTGGTAATCGGGCTGGGAGTAGGCTCAGTTGCTTTTCCATTCACAGAAATGGATATTGTATTAAGGTTATGGGCCGGGGCATTTGCTGGTCTTGGTGGAACCGGACTTTATGAGTTAGTTGCCAAAAGAGAAGGAACTTCAAAATAA
- a CDS encoding YolD-like family protein — protein sequence MSTIRDRGLVKWQAALIMPEHKALNKKIGEVDYFLNKQPVLDEYQVEEFENNIHYAMEYHLPISFRLHNKGNPKELHGYCGYIHPVTKELRIQKKDSSFKYIQFSDIVSVIVKD from the coding sequence ATGAGTACAATTCGTGATAGAGGGCTTGTTAAATGGCAAGCAGCATTGATTATGCCAGAACATAAAGCCTTAAATAAAAAAATAGGTGAGGTTGATTATTTCTTAAATAAACAGCCAGTCCTTGATGAATACCAGGTTGAAGAATTTGAAAACAACATTCATTATGCTATGGAATATCATTTACCGATAAGTTTCAGATTGCATAATAAGGGAAATCCAAAAGAATTGCATGGTTATTGTGGGTACATTCATCCTGTCACGAAAGAGTTACGCATTCAAAAGAAAGATAGTTCCTTTAAGTACATTCAATTTAGTGATATCGTTAGTGTAATCGTTAAGGATTAA
- a CDS encoding prolyl-tRNA synthetase associated domain-containing protein, with amino-acid sequence MFFVSDIMEKAPDSYKAPLQEMVYEALTKLQIAFERVNTDEAISMEDCIEINQKLNVKMVKTLFLCNSKKTEFYLFITTADKLFKSKDFSNALGISRVSFAPAELMENILGVKIGAATVFGVLMDKGNLVQVVFDKDVLLEEWYGCSDGTTTGYMKVKTKLVVNNFLTYAKHIPTVIEM; translated from the coding sequence ATGTTTTTTGTGAGTGATATTATGGAAAAAGCACCAGACAGCTATAAGGCTCCACTACAAGAAATGGTCTACGAAGCATTGACAAAGTTACAGATTGCATTTGAACGAGTGAATACAGATGAAGCAATTTCAATGGAGGACTGTATCGAGATCAATCAAAAATTGAATGTGAAAATGGTAAAAACGCTGTTCCTCTGCAATAGTAAAAAGACAGAATTTTATTTATTTATCACTACCGCAGATAAGCTATTCAAATCAAAGGATTTCAGCAATGCACTCGGCATTTCACGCGTATCCTTTGCTCCTGCAGAGCTGATGGAAAATATTTTGGGCGTAAAAATCGGCGCTGCTACTGTATTTGGCGTTTTAATGGATAAGGGAAATCTTGTGCAGGTTGTCTTTGATAAGGATGTGCTTTTGGAAGAGTGGTATGGATGTAGCGATGGGACTACAACCGGATATATGAAAGTCAAAACAAAGCTGGTCGTCAATAACTTCCTAACCTATGCAAAGCACATTCCGACTGTGATTGAAATGTGA
- a CDS encoding DMT family transporter, with the protein MKSKIQFILSMIIFGTIGLVVRYIDLSSSERALLSSFIGCLFLLLIFFMSKKKISWNLVKSNALFLILSGIALGGNWIFLYQSYDHTTLANATLGYYFAPVFVMVLSPFVLREQLSIKKIVCIGVAIIGMLMIVGEGVSASKSDDILGLSFGLIAAAFYAALLLLNKFIEDIGRLELTIIQLGTTTLLLMPYVFLTEGFGIFEVSSSSIPFILILGIINTGIGFWLFFSGMEKLKGQSIAMLSYVDPFVAILISAIILKEQMTIVQMLGGALLLGSTFVSEIKSVNFSKQLMKTPAE; encoded by the coding sequence ATGAAATCTAAAATTCAGTTTATATTATCAATGATTATTTTCGGTACAATTGGTTTAGTTGTTCGATACATTGATCTATCTTCGAGCGAAAGAGCTTTACTAAGCAGTTTCATAGGATGCTTATTCTTACTGTTAATATTCTTCATGAGTAAGAAGAAAATATCATGGAATTTAGTTAAATCTAATGCTTTATTTTTGATTCTCTCAGGTATTGCATTGGGAGGGAATTGGATCTTTCTTTATCAATCCTACGATCATACAACACTTGCCAATGCAACGCTAGGTTATTATTTTGCACCTGTGTTTGTGATGGTTCTTTCTCCCTTTGTACTTCGGGAACAATTATCCATTAAAAAAATTGTGTGTATTGGTGTAGCAATCATTGGTATGTTAATGATTGTAGGAGAAGGCGTGAGTGCATCCAAATCAGATGACATACTTGGACTTTCCTTTGGATTAATCGCAGCTGCATTTTATGCCGCATTATTGCTTTTAAATAAATTTATTGAAGATATTGGAAGGTTAGAGCTGACCATCATTCAGCTTGGAACAACCACTTTACTTCTAATGCCATATGTTTTCCTTACTGAAGGATTTGGTATCTTTGAAGTATCAAGTTCTTCCATTCCTTTTATTTTAATTTTAGGGATCATCAATACAGGAATTGGGTTTTGGTTATTTTTCTCTGGTATGGAAAAATTAAAAGGACAGAGTATAGCTATGCTAAGTTATGTAGATCCATTTGTAGCTATATTGATTTCTGCAATTATTCTGAAAGAACAAATGACAATTGTTCAAATGCTTGGTGGGGCATTGCTATTAGGCTCTACATTTGTTAGTGAAATTAAATCAGTCAACTTTTCAAAACAATTAATGAAAACACCAGCTGAATAA
- a CDS encoding STAS domain-containing protein produces MKESLDTYKLLEFIQENKEDFEGSLLNEAFNVKDKIEEILTIGNIDLINNAHKLVQYIIKGEEKELQSFAKKEGIAWATHEIPLYFKLEWIQAIRRTLWRNLQEFNMVTNNITEEFFSVEKQINNQVDKFLNTFFITYSQYKDKLIMAQKELVENLSVPIIPITPTICILPLIGSVDIYRTNILEEKVLVEIGKLRIQTLIIDLSGIMEMEPEVIDHLMKIIDGTSLMGCTTVITGLRAEVVRNMVRLGIRLHDKAQTLGTLQQALNKYLTS; encoded by the coding sequence ATGAAGGAGTCACTAGATACATATAAATTATTGGAATTCATCCAAGAAAATAAAGAGGATTTTGAAGGTTCATTATTAAACGAAGCATTTAATGTGAAAGACAAAATTGAAGAAATTTTAACGATTGGTAATATTGACCTGATAAATAATGCCCACAAGCTGGTTCAATACATTATTAAGGGTGAAGAAAAAGAACTTCAATCATTTGCTAAAAAAGAAGGTATAGCTTGGGCGACACACGAAATACCTTTATATTTCAAATTAGAGTGGATACAAGCCATTCGAAGAACATTGTGGAGGAACCTACAAGAATTTAACATGGTAACGAATAATATAACTGAAGAATTTTTTTCGGTAGAAAAACAAATTAATAATCAAGTAGACAAGTTTTTAAATACTTTTTTTATCACATATTCTCAATACAAAGATAAATTGATAATGGCTCAAAAAGAATTGGTTGAAAACCTTTCGGTGCCTATAATACCAATAACACCCACTATATGTATTTTACCTTTAATTGGTTCAGTTGATATATACCGAACGAATATTCTCGAGGAAAAAGTTTTAGTGGAGATTGGTAAATTACGTATTCAAACATTGATAATTGACTTATCTGGAATTATGGAAATGGAGCCTGAAGTAATTGATCATTTAATGAAGATTATTGACGGCACTTCATTAATGGGGTGTACCACTGTGATTACCGGGTTAAGAGCTGAAGTGGTTAGAAATATGGTACGCTTAGGAATTAGACTACATGATAAAGCACAAACATTAGGAACTTTACAACAAGCGTTGAATAAATATTTAACAAGTTAA